From Methanomassiliicoccales archaeon LGM-RCC1, one genomic window encodes:
- a CDS encoding PF13754 domain-containing protein: MTVADVYGTVMGIDMVVSKVEGDDWIFVLPPYMTGTIVAEFWAVDEAGNTSYRAAVLTCQEGTVKCIKWLDEFGICTMRPIGRSCEMQDIPRACTMHAHQCTKAVC, from the coding sequence ATGACGGTAGCAGACGTGTATGGTACGGTCATGGGCATCGACATGGTCGTGTCCAAGGTGGAGGGGGACGATTGGATATTCGTCCTTCCTCCATACATGACCGGGACCATAGTCGCAGAGTTCTGGGCCGTGGACGAGGCAGGGAACACCAGCTATCGCGCCGCGGTCCTCACCTGCCAGGAAGGTACGGTCAAGTGCATCAAATGGCTCGATGAGTTCGGGATTTGCACAATGAGACCCATAGGGAGATCCTGCGAGATGCAGGACATCCCGAGGGCCTGTACCATGCACGCGCACCAATGCACCAAGGCGGTGTGCTGA